The Henckelia pumila isolate YLH828 chromosome 2, ASM3356847v2, whole genome shotgun sequence genome includes a window with the following:
- the LOC140882137 gene encoding uncharacterized protein isoform X1 — translation MASVMKCRHLNKNQLGGVIFGCTNNTKSECVTKKLFGLPALHFSYVRNIEPGLPLFLFNYSERKLYGIYEAVSSGKMYIDSYGWTSDGSERTRYPAQVQIRVRLECQALSETLFKPIIVDNYYTQNHFLFELDHVQASKLISKLTSLAFAPSVYTPQNPPKLSPVKQRFPLSIQRKESQAPEQPYFADDFPNSDDPFGTLGKSDDPLCLNGDNLLMEPSLANKNAEPQEKDFIHMKLKELAQHRQYSAAAITGQSEEVTYMGDVDLEHETYENGMSTLGNWNSESPCHSLDSYTTIAQLCQEMEELKAFKQEQTRKIGTLEKKLAEAELEIHRLRNVCMRFESVPETSMTIGAASGNETPVEFPDLSELIFLLGGYDGVSWSSALHSFSPVNDVLKSLKPMSSIRSYASVARLDKELYVFGGGDGSLLYDTVESYNPVNNQWTLRPSLKRKKGHLASATIHGKIFAVGGGNGAECFSDVEMFDSDVGRWISTRSMLQKRFALAAVELNGALYAVGGYDGIDYLMSAERFDPREHSWSRIGSMSTRRGCHSLVAMNEKLYAVGGFDGVEMVPSVEIYEPRVGAWMSGEPMKQSRGYSAAVVLKESIYVIGGLVANEVLLDTIEHYKEGEGWEITQSRSVGKKSFASAIVLHKD, via the exons ATGGCTTCTGTTATGAAATGTCGGCATTTGAATAAAAACCAACTGGGAGGTGTCATATTTGGTTGCACGAATAACACCAAGAGCGAATGTGTCACCAAGAAGCTTTTTG gaCTCCCAGCTCTGCACTTCTCATACGTAAGGAACATCGAACCAGGTTTGCCGCTATTCTTATTCAATTACAGCGAAAGGAAACTTTATGGCATCTATGAAGCAGTTAGCTCCGGGAAAATGTATATTGATTCATATGGCTGGACCTCAGATGGTTCAGAGAGAACAAGGTATCCTGCTCAG GTTCAAATACGTGTTCGTTTGGAATGCCAGGCACTTTCTGAAACTCTGTTCAAACCCATAATTGTTGACAACTACTACACTCAAAATCACTTCTTGTTTGAGTTGGATCATGTTCAAGCAAGCAAGTTAATTTCTAAACTCACCTCTCTAGCATTTGCTCCAAGCGTCTATACCCCACAAAATCCACCAAAATTGTCACCAGTAAAGCAGAGGTTTCCTCTAAGCATCCAAAGAAAGGAAAGCCAAGCTCCAGAGCAGCCATATTTTGCAGATGATTTTCCCAACTCAGATGATCCTTTTGGAACACTGGGCAAGTCAGACGATCCTTTGTGTTTGAATGGAGACAACCTATTGATGGAGCCATCTTTAGCCAACAAAAATGCAGAACCTCAGGAAAAGGACTTTATACACATGAAGTTAAAAGAACTGGCCCAACATCGTCAGTATTCAGCTGCAGCTATAACTGGACAATCTGAAGAAGTTACTTACATGGGAGATGTGGACTTGGAGCATGAGACTTATGAAAATGGCATGTCAACTTTGGGAAACTGGAATAGTGAAAGCCCTTGTCATTCTCTTGATTCTTACACAACCATAGCACAG CTGTGTCAGGAAATGGAGGAGCTTAAGGCTTTTAAGCAAGAACAAACACGTAAAATTGGAACTTTGGAAAAGAAACTG GCTGAGGCAGAACTGGAAATTCATAGACTGCGAAACGTATGCATGAGATTTGAGTCTGTTCCTGAAACTTCAATGACAATTGGTGCTGCCTCTGGCAATGAAACACCGGTTGAGTTTCCAGATCTTAGTGAGTTAATATTTTTGTTAGGTGGATATGATGGTGTATCGTGGTCATCGGCTTTACATTCCTTCTCGCCTGTGAATGATGTCTTAAAATCTCTTAAGCCAATGTCTTCTATTCGGTCATATGCCTCAGTTGCAAGGTTAGATAAGGAACTTTATGTATTTGGTGGCGGAGATGGTTCTTTGTTGTATGATACAG TTGAGTCGTACAATCCTGTCAACAATCAGTGGACTTTGCGTCCTTCcctgaaaagaaaaaaaggccACCTAGCTAGTGCCACTATACATGGAAAGATTTTTGCTGTTGGTGGTGGAAATGGGGCTGAATGCTTCTCAGATGTAGAAATGTTTGATTCAGATGTTGGACGATGGATTTCTACACGCTCAATGCTGCAAAAG CGTTTCGCTCTTGCTGCTGTGGAGCTCAATGGAGCGCTCTATGCTGTTGGAGGATATGATGGAATTGATTATCTGAT GTCTGCGGAAAGATTCGATCCCCGAGAACATTCTTGGTCCAGAATCGGGAGTATGAGCACAAGAAGAGGCTGCCATTCGTTGGTAGCCATGAATGAAAAGCT ATATGCTGTTGGTGGTTTCGATGGAGTTGAAATGGTACCAAGTGTTGAGATATACGAGCCTCGAGTTGGAGCCTGGATGAGCGGAGAGCCAATGAAGCAGAGCAGGGGATATTCAGCTGCTGTGGTTCTCAAGGAATCCATTTATGTCATTGGAGGTCTTGTAGCTAACGAGGTCTTACTGGACACG ATTGAACATTACAAGGAGGGTGAAGGCTGGGAAATAACACAGTCGAGGTCGGTCGGAAAGAAGAGCTTTGCCTCTGCTATTGTCTTACACAAAGattga
- the LOC140883571 gene encoding probably inactive leucine-rich repeat receptor-like protein kinase IMK2: MDDRNRYLSRWKQTRDLFCLFLILLLSNLRAVSGKNDGGSTVKISDYQALMALKREFVDFRGVLKSWNDSGFGACSGGWAGIKCLDGQVITIQLPWKGLGGRISEKIGQLHALRRLSLHDNVLVGSIPSSIGILRNLRVVYLFNNRLSGTIPPGIGYCPVLQMIDLSNNRLTGSIPPILANSTRLYRLNLSFNNLSGSVPDSWNGNISSLSSLDLSSNNINGRFPESLTKLSSLVVLNLKSNNLDGRIPDSIERLQNLSVLILSNNSFKGQIPDAIGNLTRLTFLDLSENYLTGQIPVSLANLPNLSSFDVSYNNLSGAVASTLAKRFNSSSFVGNIQLCGYSSSTPCPSPEPDNHPSPSKGSAMNPGGRMRTKDTILISVGAILLVLLLLCCLFMCCLIIRKAASKGKNSNTRGLASRGRIEVESGGEAGGKLVHFDGHCVFTADDLLCATAEIMGKSSYGTTYKATLGDNNQVTVKRLREKSTKANKEFETELAKLGMIQHLNILALRAYYMGPKGEKLLVYDCMPNGSLASFLHARGPEMIVPWKLRMKIAIGITEGLHHLHTQENIVHGNLTSSVVLLDEKNKPKIADVGLPHLMTNAAKTDAIATAGTLGYRAPELSKLKNPNTKTDIYSLGVIMLELLTGKSPCEATDGLELPQWVSSIVKEEWTNEVFDVELMNDASNMGDDLLNTLKLALHCVDPLAAARPEALQVLQKLEEINADSTVASPAAAVQLKSE; the protein is encoded by the exons ATGGATGATCGAAATCGTTATCTATCGAGGTGGAAGCAAACCCGCGACCTGTTTTGCCTCTTTCTTATTCTTCTTCTATCCAATCTCCGGGCTGTTTCGGGCAAGAATGATGGTGGATCCACTGTCAAGATATCAGATTACCAGGCGCTGATGGCATTGAAGCGCGAATTTGTCGATTTTAGAGGGGTTTTGAAGAGCTGGAATGATAGTGGTTTCGGGGCTTGTTCAGGTGGATGGGCTGGGATCAAATGTCTCGATGGCCAGGTTATTACTATTCAGCTTCCATGGAAGGGATTAGGAGGTCGAATATCCGAAAAAATCGGGCAACTTCACGCCCTCCGACGCCTTAGCCTCCACGACAATGTCCTTGTCGGTTCCATTCCTAGCTCTATTGGGATCCTTCGAAATCTAAGAGTGGTTTATCTTTTCAATAATCGGCTTTCGGGAACCATCCCTCCTGGGATTGGTTACTGCCCTGTTCTTCAAATGATTGATCTTAGCAATAATCGTCTCACGGGCAGTATACCTCCCATTCTTGCAAACTCCACCAGGTTATATAGACTTAACTTGAGCTTCAATAATCTCTCTGGTTCTGTTCCTGATTCTTGGAATGGTAACATCTCTAGTTTGAGTTCACTTGATTTATCTAGCAACAACATCAATGGAAGATTTCCAGAATCTTTGACCAAGCTCTCTTCTTTGGTTGTCTTAAATCTGAAAAGCAACAATCTTGATGGCCGAATCCCAGATTCCATCGAAAGACTACAGAACCTTTCGGTGCTAATCTTGAGCAACAACAGTTTCAAAGGCCAAATCCCAGACGCAATTGGTAATCTCACCAGGCTGACATTTCTTGATTTGTCTGAAAACTATTTAACAGGGCAAATTCCAGTTTCACTGGCCAATCTGCCAAACCTCTCCTCCTTCGACGTCTCCTATAATAATCTATCCGGTGCCGTTGCATCGACTCTGGCGAAGAGATTTAACTCAAGCTCTTTTGTTGGTAATATTCAGCTATGTGGTTACAGTAGCTCCACCCCATGCCCTTCTCCCGAACCTGATAATCACCCTTCTCCTTCTAAGGGGTCGGCTATGAATCCCGGAGGACGAATGAGGACAAAAGACACTATTCTAATTTCTGTGGGTGCCATTTTACTCGTTTTACTACTTCTATgttgtttgtttatgtgctGCTTGATCATAAGAAAAGCTGCTTCCAAGGGCAAAAATAGTAACACCAGGGGCCTGGCATCCAGAGGCAGAATTGAAGTTGAATCAGGAGGTGAAGCTGGGGGGAAGTTAGTTCACTTTGATGGCCATTGTGTGTTTACCGCCGACGATTTGTTATGCGCAACCGCTGAAATAATGGGCAAGAGTTCTTACGGAACTACATACAAGGCTACACTTGGGGATAACAATCAAGTTACAGTGAAGAGGCTACGAGAGAAGAGTACAAAGGCCAATAAAGAGTTTGAAACCGAGCTTGCGAAACTTGGAATGATTCAACACCTGAATATCTTGGCCCTCAGAGCTTATTATATGGGACCTAAAGGAGAAAAGCTTCTTGTCTATGATTGTATGCCAAACGGAAGTCTTGCTTCGTTTCTCCACG CTCGGGGACCTGAAATGATTGTGCCATGGAAATTAAGAATGAAGATAGCTATCGGTATAACCGAAGGACTACACCACCTTCACACACAAGAAAATATAGTACATGGGAATCTTACCTCAAGCGTTGTCCTCCTTGATGAGAAGAACAAACCGAAAATTGCTGATGTTGGCCTCCCTCATCTCATGACAAATGCTGCCAAAACCGACGCAATTGCCACCGCGGGCACGTTAGGATATCGAGCGCCAGAGCTTTCGAAACTCAAGAATCCAAATACCAAGACCGATATCTATAGCCTTGGGGTGATCATGCTGGAACTATTGACAGGAAAATCGCCGTGTGAGGCAACAGATGGCCTTGAGCTGCCTCAGTGGGTCTCGTCCATTGTGAAAGAGGAATGGACTAATGAAGTTTTCGACGTCGagttaatgaatgatgcatccAATATGGGTGATGATTTGCTCAATACATTGAAATTGGCTCTGCATTGTGTGGACCCTTTGGCAGCAGCAAGGCCTGAGGCTCTGCAAGTTCTCCAAAAATTAGAAGAGATTAATGCAGACTCCACCGTCGCGTCTCCGGCCGCAGCGGTTCAACTGAAAAGTGAATAA
- the LOC140882137 gene encoding uncharacterized protein isoform X2 — protein MASVMKCRHLNKNQLGGVIFGCTNNTKSECVTKKLFALHFSYVRNIEPGLPLFLFNYSERKLYGIYEAVSSGKMYIDSYGWTSDGSERTRYPAQVQIRVRLECQALSETLFKPIIVDNYYTQNHFLFELDHVQASKLISKLTSLAFAPSVYTPQNPPKLSPVKQRFPLSIQRKESQAPEQPYFADDFPNSDDPFGTLGKSDDPLCLNGDNLLMEPSLANKNAEPQEKDFIHMKLKELAQHRQYSAAAITGQSEEVTYMGDVDLEHETYENGMSTLGNWNSESPCHSLDSYTTIAQLCQEMEELKAFKQEQTRKIGTLEKKLAEAELEIHRLRNVCMRFESVPETSMTIGAASGNETPVEFPDLSELIFLLGGYDGVSWSSALHSFSPVNDVLKSLKPMSSIRSYASVARLDKELYVFGGGDGSLLYDTVESYNPVNNQWTLRPSLKRKKGHLASATIHGKIFAVGGGNGAECFSDVEMFDSDVGRWISTRSMLQKRFALAAVELNGALYAVGGYDGIDYLMSAERFDPREHSWSRIGSMSTRRGCHSLVAMNEKLYAVGGFDGVEMVPSVEIYEPRVGAWMSGEPMKQSRGYSAAVVLKESIYVIGGLVANEVLLDTIEHYKEGEGWEITQSRSVGKKSFASAIVLHKD, from the exons ATGGCTTCTGTTATGAAATGTCGGCATTTGAATAAAAACCAACTGGGAGGTGTCATATTTGGTTGCACGAATAACACCAAGAGCGAATGTGTCACCAAGAAGCTTTTTG CTCTGCACTTCTCATACGTAAGGAACATCGAACCAGGTTTGCCGCTATTCTTATTCAATTACAGCGAAAGGAAACTTTATGGCATCTATGAAGCAGTTAGCTCCGGGAAAATGTATATTGATTCATATGGCTGGACCTCAGATGGTTCAGAGAGAACAAGGTATCCTGCTCAG GTTCAAATACGTGTTCGTTTGGAATGCCAGGCACTTTCTGAAACTCTGTTCAAACCCATAATTGTTGACAACTACTACACTCAAAATCACTTCTTGTTTGAGTTGGATCATGTTCAAGCAAGCAAGTTAATTTCTAAACTCACCTCTCTAGCATTTGCTCCAAGCGTCTATACCCCACAAAATCCACCAAAATTGTCACCAGTAAAGCAGAGGTTTCCTCTAAGCATCCAAAGAAAGGAAAGCCAAGCTCCAGAGCAGCCATATTTTGCAGATGATTTTCCCAACTCAGATGATCCTTTTGGAACACTGGGCAAGTCAGACGATCCTTTGTGTTTGAATGGAGACAACCTATTGATGGAGCCATCTTTAGCCAACAAAAATGCAGAACCTCAGGAAAAGGACTTTATACACATGAAGTTAAAAGAACTGGCCCAACATCGTCAGTATTCAGCTGCAGCTATAACTGGACAATCTGAAGAAGTTACTTACATGGGAGATGTGGACTTGGAGCATGAGACTTATGAAAATGGCATGTCAACTTTGGGAAACTGGAATAGTGAAAGCCCTTGTCATTCTCTTGATTCTTACACAACCATAGCACAG CTGTGTCAGGAAATGGAGGAGCTTAAGGCTTTTAAGCAAGAACAAACACGTAAAATTGGAACTTTGGAAAAGAAACTG GCTGAGGCAGAACTGGAAATTCATAGACTGCGAAACGTATGCATGAGATTTGAGTCTGTTCCTGAAACTTCAATGACAATTGGTGCTGCCTCTGGCAATGAAACACCGGTTGAGTTTCCAGATCTTAGTGAGTTAATATTTTTGTTAGGTGGATATGATGGTGTATCGTGGTCATCGGCTTTACATTCCTTCTCGCCTGTGAATGATGTCTTAAAATCTCTTAAGCCAATGTCTTCTATTCGGTCATATGCCTCAGTTGCAAGGTTAGATAAGGAACTTTATGTATTTGGTGGCGGAGATGGTTCTTTGTTGTATGATACAG TTGAGTCGTACAATCCTGTCAACAATCAGTGGACTTTGCGTCCTTCcctgaaaagaaaaaaaggccACCTAGCTAGTGCCACTATACATGGAAAGATTTTTGCTGTTGGTGGTGGAAATGGGGCTGAATGCTTCTCAGATGTAGAAATGTTTGATTCAGATGTTGGACGATGGATTTCTACACGCTCAATGCTGCAAAAG CGTTTCGCTCTTGCTGCTGTGGAGCTCAATGGAGCGCTCTATGCTGTTGGAGGATATGATGGAATTGATTATCTGAT GTCTGCGGAAAGATTCGATCCCCGAGAACATTCTTGGTCCAGAATCGGGAGTATGAGCACAAGAAGAGGCTGCCATTCGTTGGTAGCCATGAATGAAAAGCT ATATGCTGTTGGTGGTTTCGATGGAGTTGAAATGGTACCAAGTGTTGAGATATACGAGCCTCGAGTTGGAGCCTGGATGAGCGGAGAGCCAATGAAGCAGAGCAGGGGATATTCAGCTGCTGTGGTTCTCAAGGAATCCATTTATGTCATTGGAGGTCTTGTAGCTAACGAGGTCTTACTGGACACG ATTGAACATTACAAGGAGGGTGAAGGCTGGGAAATAACACAGTCGAGGTCGGTCGGAAAGAAGAGCTTTGCCTCTGCTATTGTCTTACACAAAGattga